Proteins from a single region of Paraglaciecola sp. T6c:
- the ftsE gene encoding cell division ATP-binding protein FtsE, with product MIKFQQVSKTYPGGQQALRKVDFHVEPGEMAFLTGHSGAGKSTLLKLISLMERPTVGQVLINGHDLNSISRRQIAYIRRDIGMIFQSHQLLMDKSVFDNVALPLIIEGYSHKETTKRVHAALEMVGLRDKAKNLPIMLSGGEQQRVGIARAVVNKPPLLLADEPTGNLDPKLSMEIIRLFEDFNQAGVSVFIATHDLGLIARMKYRTLTLKNGQMITDGLSQDF from the coding sequence ATGATCAAATTTCAGCAAGTAAGTAAAACCTACCCTGGCGGGCAACAAGCGCTGCGCAAGGTAGATTTTCATGTAGAGCCCGGAGAAATGGCGTTTTTAACGGGTCATTCAGGTGCCGGTAAAAGTACCTTGCTGAAATTAATCAGTTTGATGGAACGCCCCACTGTGGGTCAGGTATTAATTAATGGGCATGACTTAAATAGTATTAGTCGTCGCCAAATCGCCTATATTCGTCGTGACATAGGCATGATTTTTCAAAGCCATCAGCTATTGATGGACAAAAGCGTATTCGACAATGTCGCACTGCCACTCATTATTGAGGGTTATTCACACAAAGAAACCACCAAACGAGTGCATGCGGCGCTTGAAATGGTTGGCCTTAGAGACAAAGCAAAAAATCTTCCCATTATGCTATCAGGCGGTGAGCAACAACGCGTAGGCATTGCTCGCGCAGTTGTGAATAAGCCGCCACTATTGTTGGCTGATGAGCCCACGGGTAATTTAGATCCGAAGTTGTCCATGGAAATTATTCGATTGTTCGAAGACTTCAACCAGGCGGGCGTATCCGTGTTTATCGCAACCCACGACTTGGGCTTGATCGCGCGCATGAAATATCGAACTCTGACCCTCAAAAATGGGCAAATGATCACCGACGGTCTATCCCAAGATTTTTAA
- the ftsX gene encoding permease-like cell division protein FtsX, which translates to MSLLFKGRAQGAQLSQVSIIQRIQMFFLSHVRQALGSLGELWRSGAASLMTIGVLGLSITLPSTLYILVKNIEQVSSGWDQASEISLFLKAETSKQHIDQLLTRINSWPEVSKVTYIPADDALNEFKALSGFGDAIAYLDKNPLPPVVLVAPSEKHAGPVAARLLLDKLRKEREVDIGKLDLEWLQRLDALLTVAKELVTIIALLLFLAVILIIGNTIRLNILSKKDEILVMKLVGATDAFIQRPFMYTGFWYGLLGGLLAWFTVVGLLWWMSASVEAVSALYQKQFNITGVDFSTLLIMLSTSVLLGLVGSMISVKRHVSAIEPK; encoded by the coding sequence ATGAGTTTATTATTTAAAGGGCGAGCCCAGGGCGCCCAGCTAAGTCAGGTTTCTATCATTCAACGCATTCAAATGTTTTTTCTCAGTCATGTTCGCCAAGCATTAGGCAGTTTGGGGGAATTGTGGCGCTCTGGCGCGGCTTCACTGATGACCATAGGCGTGTTGGGGTTGAGCATCACACTGCCTAGCACCTTATATATCCTAGTGAAAAATATTGAACAAGTGAGTTCGGGATGGGATCAAGCCTCTGAAATATCCTTATTTCTAAAAGCTGAAACATCAAAACAACACATAGACCAACTTCTGACCCGTATAAATTCTTGGCCTGAAGTGAGTAAGGTGACTTACATCCCTGCGGATGACGCGCTAAATGAGTTTAAAGCGTTGTCAGGATTCGGCGATGCTATCGCGTATTTAGATAAAAACCCATTACCACCAGTTGTGCTTGTGGCGCCTAGCGAGAAACATGCTGGCCCTGTAGCGGCGCGTCTGTTGCTTGATAAGCTGCGCAAAGAGCGCGAAGTCGACATAGGAAAACTGGATCTGGAGTGGTTACAGCGCTTAGATGCACTCTTAACAGTAGCCAAAGAGTTAGTGACGATCATTGCGCTACTGCTATTTTTGGCAGTTATTTTGATTATTGGTAATACCATCAGGCTCAACATCCTAAGCAAAAAAGATGAAATACTAGTGATGAAATTAGTGGGTGCAACCGATGCCTTTATACAACGCCCCTTTATGTACACTGGCTTCTGGTATGGTTTATTAGGCGGCCTATTAGCGTGGTTTACGGTAGTTGGCTTATTGTGGTGGATGAGCGCCAGCGTTGAGGCAGTGAGCGCCCTCTATCAAAAGCAATTCAATATTACCGGTGTCGACTTCAGCACCTTGCTTATTATGCTGTCAACTTCTGTGCTGCTAGGGCTAGTTGGCTCGATGATTTCAGTAAAACGACATGTGAGTGCTATCGAGCCAAAGTGA
- a CDS encoding EAL and HDOD domain-containing protein produces MFAFIARQPILDRQRDVFAYELLFRDGKNNCYPDTARDERTEKLIAKHYLTLGLDEISCNKKSFINFQKETLINGLPSVLDPSNVVVELSDAVLPHGTLLEVCQQVKSSGFTIALDDHNLDPKWNDFLPFVDIVKVNVMQSDYDGVAKSMPRLLDANVKLVAEQIDSQQDFEIYRDMGFDYFQGYFFAKPEAIKQQNLPTSKLTLVELMGVSSSETFDIERVNSVIEHDVGLSYMLLRFVNNPMVNKRYRITSLRHAITYMGEVELKKFVALLALANLNDDKPIELLHLSLVRAKFCDLVAREAKKGDNPPVGFLVGLFSLLDAILDQDMGTLLNQLPIDDEVKFALSGGQNDLSIYLVLARAFESANWLKVIRIAGLLKIDQKRLHSMFNEAIMWGNGLRQSVSPHFPESRA; encoded by the coding sequence GTGACGGTAAGAACAATTGCTATCCAGATACGGCAAGAGACGAACGTACCGAAAAGCTGATTGCTAAGCATTATCTTACCCTCGGATTAGACGAGATCTCTTGCAATAAAAAATCATTTATTAACTTTCAAAAAGAAACCTTAATCAATGGTTTACCCTCTGTTCTAGATCCCTCCAACGTCGTAGTTGAATTATCCGATGCTGTATTGCCACACGGCACCTTGCTAGAAGTCTGCCAGCAAGTGAAGAGCTCAGGTTTTACTATCGCTTTGGACGATCATAACTTGGATCCCAAATGGAATGATTTTCTGCCATTTGTTGACATCGTTAAAGTGAATGTGATGCAAAGCGATTACGATGGTGTGGCGAAGAGTATGCCCAGGTTATTAGATGCCAATGTAAAGTTGGTGGCTGAACAGATTGATAGCCAGCAAGATTTCGAAATATATCGAGATATGGGGTTTGATTACTTCCAAGGTTACTTTTTTGCTAAGCCTGAGGCGATTAAGCAACAAAATTTACCCACCTCTAAGTTAACGTTAGTGGAACTTATGGGTGTCAGCTCTAGCGAAACCTTTGACATCGAGCGTGTGAATTCTGTTATTGAGCATGATGTTGGCTTGTCTTATATGTTGTTGCGCTTTGTCAACAACCCTATGGTGAATAAGCGCTACAGGATCACGTCATTGCGCCACGCAATAACTTATATGGGTGAAGTCGAGCTTAAGAAGTTCGTGGCCCTGTTAGCGTTGGCCAATCTAAATGATGATAAGCCGATTGAGTTGCTGCACTTGTCGCTTGTAAGGGCGAAATTTTGCGACTTAGTTGCCCGAGAAGCCAAAAAAGGGGATAACCCACCAGTGGGCTTTTTGGTTGGCTTGTTCTCTTTGCTTGATGCAATACTAGACCAAGATATGGGCACACTGCTGAATCAGTTACCCATTGATGATGAAGTGAAATTTGCTCTAAGCGGTGGCCAGAACGACTTGTCTATTTATTTAGTTCTGGCGAGGGCGTTTGAAAGTGCGAATTGGTTGAAAGTGATACGTATCGCTGGGTTATTGAAAATTGACCAGAAACGTCTGCACAGTATGTTTAATGAAGCCATTATGTGGGGGAACGGTCTACGTCAGTCTGTTTCACCACACTTTCCAGAATCAAGAGCGTAA